Proteins found in one Fusarium oxysporum Fo47 chromosome V, complete sequence genomic segment:
- a CDS encoding glycoside hydrolase: MKSIFSTGAVALLASTGFVNAQSPYSIASTADIKKSAKQLAADLITYYHGNDPGGIPGILPGPPPNGDYYWWEGGAMWGTYMDYWKCTGDSTYNKLVMQAMQFQVGDDQDYQPANVTLSLGNDDQGFWGMSAMLAAELDFPNPASDQPGWLALAQAVFNTQANPDRHDSTCNGGLRWQIPRTNNGYDYKNSIANGCFFNLGARLARYTGNKTYSDWAEKTWDWMEGVGFLDPTTYKIYDGAHVGTNCTDINKAQFSYNSGVFLQGAAFMYNHTNGEQKWKDRVSKLVDATISNFFPKDIAVEIACENHGTCTTDMYSFKGYVHRWMSQATHLAPFIKPKILPVLQTSTEAAIKQCTGGDTKRVCGFKWASGVYDGKTGAGQQMNVLAAVSSLLMENTPPPVTAKTGGTSKGNPNAGNVGDGKIDRTYKPLTTADRAGAGIITFLVLSFACGIFGWMSMGK; encoded by the exons ATGAAGTCCATTTTTTCAACCGGCGCCGTTGCGCTTTTGGCCTCAACGGGTTTCGTTAACGCCCAGTCGCCTTATAGCATTGCATCCACAG CCGACATCAAGAAGTCAGCCAAGCAACTCGCTGCTGACTTGATCACATACTACCACGGAAACGACCCTGGCGGTATTCCTGGTATTCTGCCTGGTCCTCCTCCCAATGGTGACTACTACTGGTGGGAAGGTGGTGCTATGTGGGGGACGTATATGGATTACTGGAAGTGCACCGGCGATTCTACCTACAACAAATTGGTGATGCAGGCCATGCAGTTCCAAGTCGGCGATGATCAGGACTACCAACCCGCCAACGTTACTCTGTCCCTCGGAAACGACGATCAAGGCTTCTGGGGAATGTCCGCCATGTTGGCTGCTGAGCTGGACTTCCCCAACCCTGCTTCAGACCAGCCTGGATGGCTTGCCCTCGCTCAGGCCGTTTTCAACACTCAGGCCAATCCTGATCGACATGACAGCACTTGCAACGGTGGTCTTCGATGGCAAATTCCTCGAACTAACAACGGTTACGACTACAAGAACA GTATTGCTAACGGatgcttcttcaacttgggTGCCCGACTTGCTCGCTACACTGGCAATAAGACTTATTCCGACTGGGCTGAGAAGACCTGGGACTGGATGGAGGGCGTCGGTTTCCTTGACCCTACCACTTATAAGATTTATGACGGTGCTCATGTCGGAACTAACTGTACcgatatcaacaaggctCAGTTCTCTTATAACTCTGGTGTCTTCCTCCAAGGCGCTGCTTTCATGTACAACCAT ACCAATGGTGAGCAGAAATGGAAGGACCGTGTAAGCAAATTGGTCGACGCTACTATCAGCAACTTCTTCCCCAAGGATATCGCTGTGGAGATTGCCTGCGAGAACCACGGCACCTGCACCACCGATATGTACTCATTCAAGGGCTACGTCCACCGTTGGATGTCTCAGGCAACACATCTCGCTCCCTTTATCAAGCCAAAGATTCTTCCTGTTCTCCAGACATCAACCGAAGCTGCCATCAAGCAATGTACTGGAGGAGACACAAAGCGTGTTTGCGGCTTTAAGTGGGCCAGCGGTGTCTATGATGGCAAGACAGGTGCCGGTCAGCAGATGAACGTCCTTGCTGCCGTTTCGTCTCTCCTCATGGAGAACACACCTCCTCCTGTCACGGCCAAGACTGGAGGTACCTCCAAGGGTAACCCCAACGCCGGCAATGTCGGAGACGGCAAGATTGATAGGACCTACAAGCCTTTAACCACTGCAGACAGGGCTGGTGCTGGTATCATCACTTTCTTGGTTCTGTCCTTCGCATGCGGCATCTTCGGCTGGATGAGCATGGGCAAATAG